The following proteins come from a genomic window of Alosa alosa isolate M-15738 ecotype Scorff River chromosome 2, AALO_Geno_1.1, whole genome shotgun sequence:
- the LOC125285499 gene encoding LOW QUALITY PROTEIN: transmembrane protein 151A (The sequence of the model RefSeq protein was modified relative to this genomic sequence to represent the inferred CDS: inserted 1 base in 1 codon; deleted 2 bases in 1 codon), with translation MPGVTVTGETPTLNGGGREEQRPLQQSLGGSLCRESHWKCLLLTLLMIGCFCTLGWCSLYRVAVMAADDHGHAYFYGDAARVYLDSPCSNGYVYIPVAFLAMLYVVYLVECWHCYSKTAHLHRCAYTTMIQVHIHHHTDAPTPPHRYAYTTTQMRLHHHTGTPTPPHRYAYTTTQMRLHHHDTASSCELSYSVSGGVSKQLQGLLDHPAVRLRFTKCFSFASAEAPYLHLAAALLQLQRWGLGDYMEGXCTLKKRGLMQHVLAFPEPARQPWFSRRGIFWLASALLCSWPLRAAENYTATCTHPRGRSWFGAGGANDNDSGGGGGEHLHPGLENGGRSRGGPTLRVISRVNTVDITELEWHIRCNQQMVPSYSEALLMDLDLVSNGPSCQRRRRRHSSYLLQSCPRCHRSSSSSSLPSRVRGNVAMGAGSLACAVGSMAAGGVGGRLGLSRSGFSLGRLHAVRHRRPCLFHSRSLGGGGGGRCWWEEGEEGALGLGVQLPDEERQGVLEGDAMQDEDEEEEE, from the exons CAGCGTCCCTTGCAGCAGTCCCTGGGAGGCTCGCTGTGTCGGGAGTCGCACTGGAAATGCCTGCTGCTGACGCTGCTGATGATTGGCTGCTTCTGCACGCTGGGCTGGTGCTCTCTGTACCGCGTGGCCGTCATGGCCGCCGACGACCACGGCCACGCCTACTTCTACGGCGACGCGGCGCGCGTCTACCTGGACAGCCCGTGCTCCAACGGCTACGTCTACATCCCCGTGGCCTTCCTGGCCATGCTCTACGTCGTCTACCTGGTGGAGTGCTGGCACTGCTACTCCAAGACCGCCCACCTGCACAG GTGCGCCTACACCACCATGATACAGGTACACATACACCACCACACAGATGCGCCTACACCACCACACAGGTACGCCTACACCACCACACAGATGCGCCTACACCACCACACAGGTACGCCTACACCACCACACAGGTACGCCTACACCACCACACAGATGCGCCTACACCACCATGATACAG CGTCCAGCTGTGAGTTGAGCTACAGCGTCAGTGGGGGCGTGTCCAAGCAGCTGCAGGGCCTGCTGGACCACCCGGCGGTCCGTCTGCGCTTCACCAAGTGCTTCAGCTTCGCCAGCGCCGAGGCGCCCTACCTCCACTTGGCAGCAGCGCTTCTTCAGCTACAACGGTGGGGCCTGGGCGACTACATGGAGG TATGCACCCTGAAGAAGCGTGGACTCATGCAGCACGTGCTGGCGTTCCCGGAGCCTGCGCGGCAGCCCTGGTTCTCCCGCCGCGGCATCTTCTGGCTGGCGTCGGCGCTGCTCTGCTCCTGGCCGCTGCGGGCGGCGGAAAATTACACCGCCACGTGCACTCACCCGCGTGGGAGAAGCTGGTTCGGCGCAGGGGGCGCCAACGACAACGACAGCGGCGGCGGCGGGGGCGAGCACCTGCACCCGGGACTGGAGAACGGAGGACGCAGCCGAGGAGGACCGACGCTGCGTGTCATCTCCCGCGTCAACACCGTGGACATCACCGAGCTGGAGTGGCACATCCGCTGCAACCAGCAGATGGTGCCCAGCTACTCCGAGGCGCTGCTCATGGACCTGGACCTGGTCA GCAACGGTCCGAGCTGCCAGCGTCGTCGGCGGCGCCACTCCAGCTACCTGCTCCAGAGCTGCCCGCGCTGCCACCGGTCAAGCAGCAGCTCCTCGCTGCCCTCACGCGTCCGTGGCAACGTGGCCATGGGGGCCGGCTCGCTGGCCTGCGCGGTGGGCTCGATGGCGGCTGGAGGGGTCGGAGGTCGCCTGGGGCTCAGCCGCAGCGGCTTCTCCCTGGGCCGCCTCCACGCCGTCCGACACCGCCGCCCGTGCCTGTTCCACTCCCGCAGCCtcggaggaggaggcggcggccGCTGctggtgggaggagggggaggagggggcccTGGGCCTGGGGGTTCAG TTGCCGGACGAGGAGAGACAGGGCGTGCTGGAGGGGGACGCGATGCAGgacgaggatgaggaggaggaggag
- the tmem179bb gene encoding transmembrane protein 179B: protein MLVMALPWLLVLELVLYAGCFICGVITAASLTITQGQFAGRCMLYGGVHLNASGQTLTVESSSSASLCYFVSAISVCVSIYCVSLILYWIYASCADDDAKRERSGINVTLLVCGVVVFFLLVSGCVLRIGREHLCLSILQTLPSLFSCEEAENKTWASPYHGNQFSSGLHRAEKSVWVNFFFWILIVAVAAVQRRHGARFRGADWNAAETEPFHRPSRP from the exons ATGTTGGTGATGGCGCTGCCGTGGCTGCTGGTGCTGGAGCTGGTGTTGTATGCGGGGTGCTTCATCTGCGGGGTCATCACCGCGGCTTCGCTGACCATCACTCAG GGCCAGTTTGCAGGCAGGTGCATGCTCTACGGTGGCGTTCACCTCAACGCCTCCGGCCAGACACTGACGGTGGAGAGCTCCAGCTCGGCGTCGCTCTGCTACTTTGTTTCGGCcatctccgtgtgtgtgtccatttacTGCGTCTCCCTCATCCTCTACTGGATTTACGCCAGCTGTGCGGATGACGACGCGAAGAG ggagaggTCTGGGATAAACGTGACTCTGctggtgtgtggggtggtggtcTTCTTCCTGCTTGTGTCGGGGTGTGTGTTGCGTATCGGCCGAGAGCACCTGTGTCTCTCCATCCTACAGACACTGCCGTCCCTCTTCAG CTGTGAGGAGGCGGAGAATAAGACCTGGGCCAGTCCCTACCATGGCAACCAGTTCTCCTCTGGACTCCACAGGGCAGAG AAATCGGTGTGGGTGAACTTCTTCTTCTGGATACTGATCGTCGCCGTGGCAGCTGTGCAGAGGCGTCATGGTGCCAGGTTCAGAGGAGCCGACTGGAATGCAGCTGAAACCGAGCCCTTCCACCGCCCATCACGACCTTAA